A part of Winslowiella toletana genomic DNA contains:
- the kdpA gene encoding potassium-transporting ATPase subunit KdpA encodes MAASASMLLFSFVVLLLILAQPLGKSMAKLVDGDPGPLRAGFERRLWWLCGIRQQEMGWLSYFWAIMAINLLGVLVLFAILMLQDRLPLNPQHFAPMSWHLALNTAISFVTNTNWQAYSGENTLSYFSQMAGLTVQNFLSAASGIAVAFALIRAFSRHSVQTLGNAWQDLLRITLYLLLPLSLLLALFFVSQGVLQNLNDYQSVLTLAGHSQTLPMGPIASQESIKLLGTNGGGFLGVNSAHPFENPNALTNVVQMLAILLIPAALCFTFGEAVRDRRQGHALLAAMTLMFILAAIVVIWAEFNGNPHLLSAGAASPLNMEGKETRFGILNSALYAVVTTAASCGAVNAMHDSFTALGGMVPMLLMQIGEVIFGGVGSGLYGMILFVLLAVFIAGLMIGRSPEYLGKKIEIREIKMTALAILVTPTLVLIGTALAITTDAGRAGILNPGAHGFSEVLYALSSAANNNGSAFAGLSVNTPFWNLLLALAMFVGRFAIILPVLAIAGSLVVKKAQPASAGTLPSYGPLFIGLLIGTVLLVAALTFVPVLAIGPVAEHLQLLNH; translated from the coding sequence ATGGCTGCGTCAGCAAGCATGTTACTGTTTAGCTTTGTGGTGCTGTTGCTGATTCTGGCGCAGCCGTTAGGCAAAAGCATGGCGAAACTGGTGGATGGCGATCCCGGTCCGCTGCGCGCCGGATTTGAGCGGCGTCTGTGGTGGCTGTGCGGGATCCGTCAGCAGGAGATGGGCTGGCTGAGTTATTTTTGGGCGATAATGGCCATCAACCTGCTCGGCGTGCTGGTGCTGTTCGCCATCCTGATGCTGCAGGATCGTCTGCCGCTTAATCCGCAACATTTTGCCCCGATGAGCTGGCACCTGGCGCTGAATACCGCCATCAGTTTTGTCACCAACACTAACTGGCAGGCTTACAGCGGCGAAAATACCCTTAGCTACTTTAGCCAGATGGCTGGCCTGACGGTGCAAAATTTCCTCTCCGCCGCCAGCGGCATTGCCGTCGCTTTTGCGCTGATCCGCGCTTTTTCCCGCCATAGCGTACAGACGCTCGGCAACGCCTGGCAGGATCTGCTGCGCATTACCCTCTATCTGTTACTGCCGCTGTCACTGCTGCTGGCATTGTTTTTTGTCAGTCAGGGCGTGCTGCAAAACCTTAATGACTATCAAAGCGTGTTGACACTGGCGGGTCACAGTCAGACGTTACCGATGGGGCCGATCGCCTCACAGGAATCGATCAAGCTGCTGGGCACCAATGGCGGCGGCTTTCTCGGCGTTAACTCGGCGCATCCCTTTGAAAACCCCAACGCGCTGACCAACGTTGTGCAGATGCTGGCGATTCTGCTGATCCCGGCCGCCCTCTGTTTCACCTTTGGTGAAGCGGTGCGCGATCGCCGTCAGGGACATGCGCTGCTGGCCGCGATGACGCTGATGTTTATTCTCGCCGCCATTGTGGTGATCTGGGCCGAGTTTAACGGTAATCCGCATCTGCTCTCAGCTGGCGCCGCCTCACCATTGAATATGGAAGGCAAAGAGACGCGCTTCGGCATTCTGAATTCTGCGCTGTATGCGGTAGTGACCACTGCCGCCTCCTGTGGCGCGGTTAATGCGATGCACGACTCCTTTACCGCACTCGGCGGCATGGTGCCAATGCTGCTGATGCAGATTGGTGAAGTGATTTTTGGCGGTGTCGGTTCGGGTCTGTACGGCATGATTCTGTTTGTGCTGCTGGCGGTGTTTATCGCCGGACTGATGATTGGTCGCTCACCGGAGTATCTCGGTAAAAAGATCGAAATCCGCGAAATAAAAATGACCGCGCTGGCGATTCTGGTTACACCGACGCTGGTGCTGATCGGCACTGCGCTGGCGATTACCACCGATGCAGGACGCGCGGGGATTCTTAATCCGGGAGCGCACGGTTTTAGCGAGGTGCTGTATGCCCTCTCCTCCGCCGCCAATAACAATGGCAGTGCCTTTGCCGGACTCAGCGTCAACACGCCGTTCTGGAACCTGCTGCTGGCGCTGGCGATGTTTGTCGGCCGCTTTGCCATCATTCTGCCGGTGCTGGCGATTGCCGGTTCACTGGTGGTGAAAAAAGCGCAACCGGCAAGTGCAGGCACCCTGCCCAGCTATGGTCCGCTGTTTATCGGCCTGCTGATCGGCACTGTGCTGCTGGTGGCCGCCCTGACCTTTGTACCGGTGCTGGCGATCGGACCGGTCGCTGAACACCTTCAATTACTGAATCATTAA
- a CDS encoding potassium-transporting ATPase subunit F, which translates to MSVAIVAGVLLVALLTGYLIYALLYAEAF; encoded by the coding sequence GTGAGTGTTGCGATTGTCGCTGGCGTACTGCTGGTTGCGTTGCTGACGGGCTATCTGATTTATGCCCTGCTTTATGCGGAGGCCTTCTGA
- a CDS encoding YbfA family protein, protein MYQNYSLLKIILRRTAAMVVGLLALPVMLFRADRARFYSYLHRYWSKTSTQPVWLAQSEAAGGDFW, encoded by the coding sequence ATGTATCAAAACTATTCATTGCTTAAAATCATCCTGCGTCGCACAGCGGCGATGGTGGTTGGCTTACTGGCGTTGCCAGTGATGTTATTTCGCGCGGACCGGGCGCGTTTTTACAGCTATCTGCATCGATACTGGAGCAAAACCAGTACGCAGCCAGTATGGCTGGCGCAGTCTGAAGCCGCCGGTGGCGATTTCTGGTAA
- a CDS encoding YbgA family protein produces MSEKIPVGISACLLGDNVRFDGGHKRFAFATNELAPFVRFEPVCPEMAIGLATPRPALRLVKDTEAEDQVALCFSKEGGEDVTQLMQSYSAEKVTHMHHLCGYIVCAKSPSCGMERVRIYESATNNNRKAGVGIFTRELMREIPWLPVEEDGRLHDDAIRENFVARVYTLYEFNQMCKAGLSRFSLMAFHSRYKLLLLAHSQPQYRELGRFVAAMDQWDSLEAYAVEYRQRLMNLLSQPATRSNHTNVLMHVQGYFRRQLTSAQRQELAALIDRYRQGIQPLLAPITLLKHYMAEYPDAYLTQQRYFEPYPEALRLRYGY; encoded by the coding sequence ATGAGCGAGAAAATTCCGGTTGGAATCAGTGCCTGTCTGCTCGGGGATAACGTCCGCTTCGACGGCGGCCATAAACGCTTTGCCTTTGCGACTAACGAACTCGCTCCTTTTGTACGCTTTGAACCGGTCTGCCCGGAGATGGCGATTGGTCTGGCGACGCCGCGTCCGGCATTGCGGCTGGTAAAAGATACTGAAGCTGAAGATCAGGTTGCGCTCTGCTTCAGTAAAGAGGGGGGTGAGGATGTGACGCAGCTGATGCAGAGTTACTCCGCAGAAAAAGTTACCCATATGCATCATCTCTGCGGCTATATCGTCTGCGCCAAATCCCCCAGCTGCGGCATGGAGCGGGTGCGTATCTATGAATCTGCTACCAATAACAATCGCAAGGCGGGCGTCGGTATATTTACCCGTGAACTGATGCGCGAGATCCCCTGGCTGCCGGTGGAAGAGGACGGACGTCTGCATGATGACGCGATCCGTGAGAATTTTGTCGCCCGCGTCTATACCCTGTATGAATTTAATCAGATGTGTAAAGCGGGCCTTAGCCGCTTCAGTCTGATGGCGTTTCACAGCCGCTACAAACTGCTGCTGCTGGCCCATTCACAGCCGCAATATCGCGAGCTGGGGCGCTTTGTCGCCGCCATGGACCAGTGGGATTCGCTGGAAGCCTATGCCGTGGAGTATCGCCAGCGCCTGATGAATCTGCTGTCGCAACCCGCCACCCGCAGCAATCACACCAATGTGCTGATGCATGTGCAGGGCTATTTCCGCCGTCAGCTGACCTCAGCACAGCGCCAGGAGCTGGCGGCTCTGATTGATCGCTATCGTCAGGGGATCCAGCCGCTGCTGGCACCAATCACCCTGCTCAAACACTATATGGCTGAATATCCGGATGCGTATCTGACGCAACAACGCTATTTCGAGCCATACCCGGAAGCGCTGCGTCTGCGCTACGGTTACTAA
- the phrB gene encoding deoxyribodipyrimidine photo-lyase produces the protein MATHLVWLRNDLRVNDNTALYAACRDKQAKVIALFIATPQQWQQHQMAPRQAAFIYDNLQLLQQALAERGIPLHYHQCDDFTASVAFITGFCQQQQVDQLFYNYQYEVNELQRDALVEKALFWQDIVVQGFDDSLLLPPGSVQTGNREMYKVFTPFSKAFVKRLQLGLPECVPAPAARDGAPLQKLPALEPFDYPRQPFDQQLFPAGEQAAIKQLRHFSKQPVMDYPSQRDIPALDGTSRLSVYLATGVLSPRQCLHRLLKDHPNALAGDDSFIWLNELIWREFYRHLLVAWPALCRHQPFTRWTRNVQWQVDDQQLQAWQQGKTGYPIVDAAMRQLNSLGWMHNRLRMITASFLVKDLLIDWRAGERYFMSQLIDGDLAANNGGWQWAASTGTDAAPYFRIFNPTTQGERFDAQGKFIRHWLPELRDVPDADIHQPQLWAKKNQQTLDYPQPMVDHKEARKRTLEAFEAARK, from the coding sequence ATGGCCACCCATTTGGTATGGCTGCGCAATGATTTGCGCGTCAATGATAATACTGCTTTATATGCCGCCTGCCGTGATAAGCAGGCGAAGGTCATTGCCCTGTTTATCGCCACGCCGCAACAGTGGCAACAGCATCAGATGGCACCGCGTCAGGCGGCGTTTATTTATGACAATCTGCAATTGCTGCAACAGGCGCTGGCAGAGCGCGGCATCCCGCTGCACTACCATCAGTGTGACGATTTTACCGCCTCGGTGGCCTTTATCACCGGGTTCTGTCAGCAGCAGCAGGTGGATCAGCTGTTCTACAATTATCAGTATGAAGTGAATGAGTTACAGCGTGATGCCTTAGTGGAAAAAGCGCTGTTCTGGCAGGATATTGTGGTGCAGGGTTTTGATGACAGTTTGCTGTTGCCGCCAGGCAGCGTGCAGACCGGCAATCGCGAAATGTATAAAGTGTTTACGCCATTTAGCAAAGCCTTTGTTAAACGTCTGCAACTCGGTTTACCGGAATGTGTGCCGGCGCCCGCCGCGCGTGACGGCGCGCCGCTGCAAAAACTGCCAGCGCTGGAACCTTTCGACTATCCGCGCCAGCCATTCGACCAGCAGCTGTTTCCCGCCGGTGAGCAGGCGGCGATTAAGCAGCTGCGCCACTTCAGTAAACAACCGGTAATGGATTACCCCAGCCAGCGCGATATTCCGGCGCTGGACGGCACCAGCCGGCTGTCGGTCTATCTGGCGACCGGTGTGCTGTCGCCGCGTCAGTGCCTGCACCGTTTGCTTAAAGATCATCCCAATGCACTGGCGGGTGACGACAGTTTTATCTGGCTGAATGAGCTGATCTGGCGCGAGTTTTATCGTCATCTGCTGGTGGCCTGGCCGGCGCTATGCCGTCATCAGCCGTTTACCCGCTGGACGCGCAATGTGCAGTGGCAGGTGGATGATCAACAGCTGCAAGCCTGGCAGCAGGGTAAAACCGGCTATCCGATTGTTGATGCGGCGATGCGCCAGCTGAACAGCCTTGGCTGGATGCACAATCGCCTGCGGATGATCACCGCCAGTTTCCTGGTGAAAGACCTGCTGATCGACTGGCGCGCGGGCGAGCGATATTTTATGTCGCAGCTTATCGATGGCGATCTGGCGGCGAATAACGGCGGCTGGCAGTGGGCCGCGTCTACCGGCACCGACGCCGCGCCCTATTTCCGCATCTTTAATCCGACCACCCAGGGCGAACGCTTTGACGCGCAGGGCAAATTTATTCGTCACTGGCTGCCGGAATTACGCGATGTACCGGACGCCGACATCCATCAGCCCCAGTTGTGGGCAAAGAAAAATCAGCAAACACTCGATTATCCGCAGCCAATGGTAGACCATAAGGAAGCACGTAAGAGGACACTGGAAGCCTTTGAGGCCGCACGAAAATAG
- a CDS encoding type 2 GTP cyclohydrolase I has product MRNFELEHIVNQQLNTASFSDYAPNGLQVEGRAEVKKIVTGVTACQALLDEAVRLQADAVLVHHGYFWKSESPVVKGMKRNRLKTLLANDINLYGWHLPLDGHPQLGNNALLAKDLGIEVRGEIALLLPWGELDDALTGEALAQRITDKLGRTPLHCGDNAPKLIRRVAWCSGGGQSYIDEAAEFGVDAFISGEVSEKTIHSARENGVHFFAAGHHATERAGIRALGDWLAESYGLDVTFVDIDNPA; this is encoded by the coding sequence ATGCGCAATTTTGAACTGGAACATATTGTTAACCAGCAACTCAACACCGCGAGCTTTAGTGACTACGCACCGAATGGCTTGCAGGTGGAAGGGCGCGCTGAAGTGAAGAAAATCGTTACCGGCGTTACTGCCTGCCAGGCGCTGCTGGATGAGGCGGTGCGTTTGCAGGCCGATGCGGTACTGGTACACCATGGCTACTTCTGGAAAAGCGAGTCTCCGGTGGTCAAGGGGATGAAGCGCAACCGGCTAAAAACCCTGCTGGCCAACGATATCAATCTGTATGGCTGGCATCTGCCGCTCGACGGTCATCCGCAGCTCGGTAATAACGCGCTGCTGGCGAAAGACCTGGGGATAGAGGTGCGCGGTGAAATCGCCCTGTTACTGCCCTGGGGTGAGCTGGATGATGCCCTGACCGGCGAAGCGCTGGCGCAACGTATCACGGATAAACTGGGACGCACGCCACTGCACTGTGGTGATAATGCGCCAAAACTGATTCGCCGCGTCGCCTGGTGTAGCGGTGGCGGACAGAGCTATATTGATGAAGCGGCGGAATTTGGCGTGGATGCGTTTATCTCCGGCGAAGTGTCAGAAAAAACCATCCACAGCGCGCGTGAAAACGGCGTGCACTTTTTTGCCGCCGGTCACCATGCCACCGAACGCGCCGGGATCCGTGCCTTAGGCGACTGGTTAGCGGAAAGCTATGGCTTAGATGTGACCTTTGTCGATATCGATAATCCTGCCTGA
- the pxpB gene encoding 5-oxoprolinase subunit PxpB: MQRARCYLLGERAVVLELDPPVSLASQQRIWGLSERLKSNPQVVETIPGMNNLTLVLADPQHTALDAIERLQRWWEESEALLPESRQVEIPVIYGGEAGPDLDEVARHSQLTPQQVVELHASVNYVVYFIGFQPGFPYLGGLDERLHTPRRAEPRLLVPAGSVAIGGSQTGIYPLATPGGWQLIGRSDLTLFNPQHQPPTLLRPGDSIRFVPQKEGVC; this comes from the coding sequence TTGCAACGAGCACGCTGTTACCTGTTAGGGGAACGCGCTGTAGTGCTTGAGTTGGATCCCCCGGTTTCCCTCGCCAGCCAGCAGCGGATTTGGGGACTGAGTGAGCGCCTGAAAAGCAATCCGCAAGTCGTTGAAACCATTCCGGGGATGAACAATCTGACCCTGGTATTAGCCGATCCGCAGCATACTGCGCTGGATGCCATTGAGCGTTTACAACGCTGGTGGGAAGAGAGTGAGGCGCTGCTGCCCGAATCGCGCCAGGTGGAGATCCCGGTGATTTACGGCGGTGAAGCCGGCCCCGATCTTGATGAAGTGGCGCGTCACAGCCAGCTGACGCCACAGCAGGTGGTGGAGCTGCACGCCTCGGTTAATTACGTGGTCTATTTTATTGGTTTCCAGCCCGGTTTCCCTTACCTCGGTGGCCTGGATGAGCGCCTGCATACGCCGCGCCGCGCTGAACCGCGCCTGCTGGTGCCGGCCGGGTCGGTGGCGATTGGCGGCAGCCAGACCGGTATCTATCCGTTAGCCACCCCAGGCGGCTGGCAGCTGATTGGCCGCAGCGATCTCACGCTGTTTAATCCCCAGCATCAACCGCCTACCTTGCTGCGCCCGGGCGACAGCATCCGTTTTGTGCCACAGAAGGAGGGCGTGTGCTGA
- the pxpC gene encoding 5-oxoprolinase subunit PxpC, protein MLTIIRAGMSTSIQDAGRFGWRQYGIGLSGALDIPAMKTANLLVGNPQESAVLEITLGQFSAEFGRDGWIALTGAGCHAEIDGKAVWTGWRTAVKAGQRLTLAMPQRGMRSYLALDGGFDLPSLLGSLSTDLKAGFGGQHGRRIEDGDQLPLLPATRQFTKPAGVRQLLWGNRIRALPGPEYHEFSRESQEAFWRSSWKLSPQSNRMGYRLHGRTLTRNSSRDMLSHGLLPGVVQVPPNGQPIVLMSDAQTTGGYPRIACVIEADLYHLAQIRLGEPMHFVHCTLDEALQARQQQQRSIDQMVWGLENES, encoded by the coding sequence GTGCTGACGATTATTCGTGCCGGAATGAGCACCTCAATTCAGGACGCAGGCCGCTTTGGCTGGCGTCAGTACGGTATCGGCCTCAGTGGCGCGCTGGATATTCCGGCGATGAAAACCGCTAATCTGCTGGTGGGTAATCCACAGGAGAGTGCGGTACTGGAAATTACGCTTGGCCAGTTTAGCGCTGAATTTGGCCGTGACGGCTGGATCGCGCTGACCGGTGCAGGCTGTCATGCTGAGATTGACGGCAAAGCGGTGTGGACCGGCTGGCGTACTGCGGTTAAAGCCGGACAACGGCTGACGCTGGCGATGCCGCAGCGCGGCATGCGCAGCTACCTGGCGCTGGATGGCGGTTTCGATCTGCCGTCGCTGCTCGGTTCGTTAAGCACCGATCTGAAAGCCGGATTTGGCGGTCAGCACGGCCGCCGGATTGAGGATGGCGACCAGCTGCCATTACTACCTGCGACGCGTCAGTTCACTAAGCCCGCGGGCGTTCGTCAGCTGCTATGGGGCAACCGTATTCGCGCCTTGCCTGGCCCGGAGTATCATGAATTCAGCCGTGAATCGCAGGAAGCTTTCTGGCGCAGTTCATGGAAGCTGAGCCCGCAAAGTAACCGTATGGGCTATCGCCTGCACGGGCGTACCTTAACCCGCAACAGCAGCCGCGATATGCTGTCACACGGCCTGCTGCCGGGCGTGGTGCAGGTACCGCCAAATGGCCAGCCGATTGTGCTGATGTCCGATGCGCAAACCACCGGCGGCTATCCGCGCATTGCCTGTGTGATTGAAGCGGATCTCTACCATCTGGCGCAGATTCGTCTGGGGGAGCCGATGCACTTTGTTCACTGCACGCTGGATGAGGCATTGCAGGCCAGACAGCAGCAGCAACGTAGTATCGATCAAATGGTATGGGGATTAGAAAATGAAAGTTGA
- the pxpA gene encoding 5-oxoprolinase subunit PxpA, protein MKVDLNADLGEGGGSDRQLLQLVTSANIACGFHAGDAQTMLQSVRWAMESGVAIGAHPGFPDRENFGRTAMQLPPETVYAQVIYQIGALKAITESEGGRLVHVKPHGMLYNQAALDTELAEAIARAVKAVDPTLILVGLANSELIRAAERLGLASRQEVFADRGYQADGTLVPRSQPAAMIESDQQAIEQTLSMVQHGKVRAVSGEEVAVRADSVCLHGDGAHALQFASRLREAFAAQQINVTSQ, encoded by the coding sequence ATGAAAGTTGATCTCAACGCCGATCTCGGCGAAGGCGGTGGCAGTGATCGTCAGTTGTTGCAGCTGGTGACTTCCGCCAATATTGCCTGCGGTTTTCACGCCGGTGATGCGCAAACCATGCTGCAGTCAGTGCGCTGGGCAATGGAATCTGGTGTCGCTATTGGCGCCCATCCAGGCTTCCCGGATCGTGAGAACTTTGGTCGTACTGCGATGCAGTTGCCGCCGGAAACCGTTTATGCGCAGGTGATTTACCAGATCGGCGCGCTGAAGGCGATAACTGAAAGCGAAGGCGGCAGGCTGGTACATGTAAAACCGCACGGCATGCTGTATAACCAGGCGGCGCTGGATACCGAACTGGCAGAGGCGATCGCCCGCGCGGTAAAAGCGGTGGATCCGACGCTGATACTGGTGGGTCTGGCTAACAGCGAACTGATTCGCGCCGCTGAACGCCTCGGCCTGGCCAGCCGTCAGGAAGTCTTCGCCGACCGCGGTTATCAGGCGGATGGCACGCTGGTGCCGCGCAGCCAGCCTGCGGCGATGATTGAAAGTGACCAGCAGGCGATTGAGCAGACGCTGAGCATGGTGCAGCACGGTAAAGTGCGCGCTGTCAGCGGTGAAGAGGTGGCAGTGCGCGCGGACAGCGTCTGTCTGCATGGCGACGGCGCGCATGCGCTGCAATTCGCCAGCCGGCTGCGTGAAGCTTTCGCCGCGCAGCAGATTAACGTCACCAGCCAGTAA
- a CDS encoding DUF969 domain-containing protein — translation MDNAVNLWPLIGIAAIIIGFLLRFNPVLVVIASGIITGIAANMPIESILEKLGSGFLNTRNLALILLLPLAVIGLVERHGLKERAQGWIAHIKSATAGRLLIVYLFVREATAALGLTSLGGHPQMVRPLLAPMAEGAAESRYGELPPQVRYRLRAMSAATDNVGLFFGEDIFVAFGAIIFMHNFMLESGGIQTEPLHIALWGIPTAICAFIIHAVRLHRLDKTLAAELASINAQALQAKGAK, via the coding sequence ATGGACAACGCTGTCAATCTCTGGCCGCTTATTGGTATCGCGGCGATTATTATCGGCTTCTTACTGCGTTTTAACCCGGTGCTGGTGGTGATCGCCTCCGGTATTATTACCGGCATTGCCGCCAATATGCCGATCGAGTCGATTCTGGAAAAACTCGGTTCCGGCTTCCTCAATACCCGTAACCTGGCGTTAATTCTGTTACTGCCGCTGGCGGTGATTGGTCTGGTGGAACGTCACGGTCTGAAAGAGCGTGCGCAGGGCTGGATTGCTCATATTAAAAGCGCCACGGCCGGACGTCTGCTGATTGTCTATCTGTTTGTGCGCGAAGCGACGGCGGCGCTGGGTTTAACCAGTCTCGGCGGTCATCCGCAAATGGTGCGTCCGCTGCTGGCGCCAATGGCGGAAGGGGCGGCGGAAAGTCGTTATGGCGAGTTGCCGCCGCAGGTACGTTACCGTCTGCGCGCTATGTCGGCCGCCACCGATAACGTCGGGCTGTTCTTTGGCGAAGATATCTTTGTCGCCTTTGGCGCGATTATCTTTATGCATAACTTTATGCTCGAGTCCGGTGGTATTCAGACTGAGCCGCTGCATATTGCGTTGTGGGGCATTCCGACCGCAATTTGCGCCTTTATCATTCATGCGGTGCGATTACACCGTCTGGATAAAACCCTTGCCGCTGAACTGGCATCCATTAATGCGCAGGCGTTGCAGGCGAAGGGAGCAAAGTAA
- a CDS encoding DUF979 domain-containing protein has translation MFQQQYLFWLAGVILLIVGVMSWRDKANPRRLTTGLFWALYGLVFLVGDWTYSLMSQFAGSDAEGQRSLHIVVGVLVVVMALVAGLGGVKLGSYHQRTEEQRKESATRLGNKLFLPALSIPVVTVVGVLAFNNIPALQQAVFGAGNHSTLITLFSMTVGCLVGWLVALKLTREAPAQSLQETRRLLDSIGWAFILPQILATLGLLFTTAGVGVAISHLTETYLAVDNRLVAVATYTIGMALLTMVMGNAFAAFPIVTAGIGIPILVLQHGGNPAVMAAIGMFSGYCGTLMTPMAANFNIVPAALLELPDRNAVIKAQVPTGVLLLMVNVFLLYFLMFL, from the coding sequence ATGTTTCAACAACAATATCTGTTCTGGCTGGCAGGCGTCATCCTGCTGATTGTCGGGGTGATGTCCTGGCGTGATAAAGCTAACCCACGTCGTTTAACCACCGGTCTGTTCTGGGCGCTGTATGGCCTGGTATTCCTGGTCGGCGACTGGACTTACTCACTGATGAGTCAGTTTGCCGGTTCCGACGCCGAAGGGCAGCGCAGCCTGCATATTGTGGTCGGCGTGCTGGTGGTGGTGATGGCGCTGGTAGCCGGTCTGGGCGGAGTTAAACTCGGCAGCTATCATCAGCGCACCGAAGAGCAGCGTAAAGAGAGCGCCACCCGTCTGGGCAACAAACTGTTTCTGCCCGCGTTATCGATTCCGGTAGTCACCGTGGTGGGCGTACTGGCGTTTAATAATATCCCGGCGCTGCAACAGGCGGTATTTGGCGCCGGTAATCATTCGACTCTGATCACCCTGTTCTCGATGACGGTCGGCTGTCTGGTCGGCTGGCTGGTGGCGCTGAAACTGACGCGTGAAGCACCGGCACAATCGTTACAGGAGACGCGTCGCCTGCTGGATTCAATTGGCTGGGCATTTATTCTGCCGCAAATCCTCGCCACCCTCGGCCTGCTGTTTACCACCGCCGGTGTCGGTGTCGCTATTTCGCATCTGACTGAAACCTATCTGGCGGTGGATAACCGTCTTGTCGCGGTGGCAACCTATACCATCGGTATGGCGTTGCTGACCATGGTGATGGGCAATGCCTTTGCTGCCTTCCCGATTGTGACTGCCGGTATCGGTATTCCGATTCTCGTTCTGCAACACGGCGGTAATCCGGCGGTAATGGCGGCGATTGGCATGTTCTCCGGTTATTGCGGTACGCTGATGACGCCGATGGCGGCGAACTTCAATATTGTGCCTGCCGCACTGCTGGAGCTGCCGGATCGTAACGCAGTGATTAAAGCTCAGGTGCCGACCGGCGTGCTATTGTTAATGGTTAACGTGTTTCTTCTCTACTTCCTGATGTTCCTGTGA
- the pcp gene encoding pyroglutamyl-peptidase I, which produces MKTVLITAFDPFGGEQVNPSWEAVRQLNEHIIGGAKVVARQLPTVFGEALTTLYAAMDALQPELVIAVGQAGGRADISIERIAINVDDARIPDNQGKQPIDEPVVAGGPAAYFSTLPIKALVEGIREAGIPATVSQTAGTFVCNHVMYGLLHRLAEQGGEVRGGFIHIPYLPEQAAKLPVAPSMSAQTVILALEMAISIALRTEQDLRLVGGATH; this is translated from the coding sequence ATGAAAACGGTATTGATCACCGCCTTTGACCCCTTTGGTGGCGAACAGGTAAACCCATCATGGGAAGCGGTACGTCAGCTAAATGAGCATATTATCGGCGGGGCGAAAGTGGTCGCCCGCCAGCTGCCGACGGTGTTTGGCGAAGCGCTGACCACCCTGTATGCGGCGATGGATGCGCTGCAACCTGAGCTGGTGATTGCGGTCGGCCAGGCCGGTGGGCGTGCGGATATCAGTATTGAGCGTATTGCGATCAATGTTGATGATGCGCGTATCCCGGATAACCAGGGCAAGCAGCCGATTGATGAGCCAGTCGTGGCTGGCGGCCCGGCGGCTTACTTCTCCACCTTACCGATTAAAGCGCTGGTTGAAGGCATCCGCGAAGCAGGCATTCCCGCAACGGTTTCGCAAACGGCGGGCACCTTTGTCTGTAACCATGTGATGTACGGCCTGCTGCACCGGCTGGCAGAGCAGGGCGGGGAAGTGCGCGGCGGCTTTATTCATATTCCGTATCTGCCGGAGCAGGCGGCGAAACTGCCGGTTGCGCCGAGCATGTCAGCACAGACCGTGATCCTGGCGCTGGAGATGGCCATCTCTATCGCCCTGCGCACGGAGCAGGATTTGCGTCTGGTGGGCGGCGCGACGCATTAA